From Micrococcus porci, one genomic window encodes:
- a CDS encoding LCP family protein yields the protein MPASAASSPVLTRDPVRDPRQATGPERRRRAGILLLLTLLVPGGAQAVAGSRRWGRIALRVTLAVWAAVLLALVLALTARAALVSVLANPVVLVLLGVVLVTLAIGWGLLWVDTFRLIRVHLLGPRARAATAAATVVALVVTSGGLGYTAWMTQSGRGALGSIFGSGPAIEAADGRYNILVMGGDAGEDRVGLRPDSMHVASVDAETGAVTLFSLPRNLQNAPFTPDSPLWQAYPNGFDCGDDCILNALYMDVEEKHKDLYPDAEHPGAEAMMDAAGGVLGLEITGYAMMDMAGFAQLVDAMGGVDVVSGGYVTHRGARPDGTWGDIWWEPGTHHFGGDDALAFARSRKFATDYARIRRQQCMQAAMLQQFTPATVLTRFEGIVSAGTQIVTTNVPQSQLGTFVDLADRSRGYRMARLTIGAPDFGTANDRFTTRPDYDLVHRRVAELLDEEPTKAGSASTAAPAASPGATPLLALTAAIPAPLLVAEASPAATGTGGTTRPGVDPDDPSTWPSAPTGPNGEPYSAMELMRIQDAGDEAQLVRIASTNDLCAPGG from the coding sequence ATGCCCGCCTCCGCCGCGTCGAGCCCCGTCCTCACCCGGGACCCCGTCCGCGACCCGCGTCAGGCCACCGGGCCCGAGCGGCGGCGTCGCGCGGGGATCCTCCTCCTGCTGACCCTGCTGGTGCCCGGCGGGGCCCAGGCGGTGGCGGGCAGCCGGCGGTGGGGCCGGATCGCGCTGCGGGTGACGCTCGCGGTGTGGGCCGCGGTGCTGCTGGCCCTCGTCCTCGCGCTGACCGCCCGGGCGGCACTGGTCTCCGTGCTGGCGAACCCCGTGGTGCTGGTGCTGCTGGGCGTGGTGCTCGTCACCCTGGCGATCGGCTGGGGCCTGCTCTGGGTGGACACCTTCCGCCTGATCCGCGTGCACCTGCTCGGCCCACGCGCCCGGGCCGCCACGGCGGCGGCCACGGTGGTGGCCCTCGTGGTCACCTCGGGCGGCCTGGGCTACACCGCGTGGATGACGCAGTCCGGCCGCGGGGCGCTCGGCTCGATCTTCGGGAGCGGCCCGGCCATCGAGGCTGCGGACGGCCGGTACAACATCCTCGTCATGGGCGGCGACGCCGGCGAGGACCGCGTGGGCCTGCGTCCGGACTCCATGCACGTCGCGTCCGTCGACGCCGAGACCGGGGCCGTCACCCTGTTCTCCCTGCCCCGCAACCTGCAGAACGCCCCCTTCACCCCCGACTCCCCCCTGTGGCAGGCCTACCCGAACGGCTTCGACTGCGGGGACGACTGCATCCTCAACGCCCTGTACATGGACGTCGAGGAGAAGCACAAGGACCTCTACCCGGATGCCGAGCACCCCGGCGCGGAGGCCATGATGGACGCCGCCGGCGGCGTGCTCGGCCTGGAGATCACCGGCTACGCGATGATGGACATGGCCGGCTTCGCGCAGCTGGTGGACGCCATGGGCGGGGTGGACGTCGTCTCCGGCGGCTACGTCACGCACCGCGGTGCGCGCCCGGACGGCACGTGGGGGGACATCTGGTGGGAGCCGGGCACCCACCACTTCGGCGGCGACGACGCGCTGGCGTTCGCCCGCTCGCGCAAGTTCGCCACGGACTACGCCCGCATCCGCCGCCAGCAGTGCATGCAGGCGGCCATGCTCCAGCAGTTCACCCCGGCCACGGTGCTGACCCGGTTCGAGGGCATCGTCTCCGCGGGCACGCAGATCGTCACCACGAACGTGCCGCAGAGCCAGCTGGGAACCTTCGTCGACCTCGCGGACCGCTCGCGGGGCTACCGGATGGCCCGCCTGACCATCGGCGCCCCCGACTTCGGCACCGCCAACGACCGCTTCACCACCCGCCCGGACTACGACCTGGTGCACCGGCGCGTGGCCGAGCTGCTGGACGAGGAGCCGACGAAGGCCGGTTCGGCATCCACGGCCGCCCCGGCGGCCTCCCCGGGCGCGACGCCCCTCCTGGCCCTCACCGCCGCGATCCCGGCCCCGCTCCTGGTGGCCGAGGCGTCGCCGGCCGCCACGGGCACCGGCGGGACCACGCGGCCCGGCGTCGACCCGGACGACCCCTCCACCTGGCCCTCCGCGCCCACGGGGCCGAACGGGGAGCCGTACTCCGCGATGGAGCTGATGCGGATCCAGGACGCGGGCGATGAGGCCCAGCTCGTCCGGATCGCCTCCACCAACGACCTCTGCGCCCCGGGCGGGTGA
- the manA gene encoding mannose-6-phosphate isomerase, class I → MHLLEAVVRDYAWGSPTLLAELEGREPSGAPEAEKWLGAHPGAPCTVSGPEGRCGLDELIAADPAPMLGEAARFGRLPYLMKLLAAGRPLSIQAHPTRERARAGFAAEEAAGVPVDAPHRNYKDDNHKPEMIVALTPFSALCGFRRPEDAAATFERMADALAEWADGDATDVGIAARRIAAHLAAEDVEAAFADILDPDAVWSAGGVDRLIEAVRAQPDLVAHDPALATALEVAEQCPGDPGVLVTLLLNRVDLVPGQAVHLPAGNVHAYLHGLGVEVMAASDNVLRGGLTPKHVDVPELRRVVAFAPLPVPYTDPVEDGAGVVRYRPPFEEFELTRLAADAGGPSAEARVAGPAIAVAVDGPAVLACGADAVRLEAGAAVFLPAEETAAAPLTLSPATDDAPARVFVAALPTA, encoded by the coding sequence ATGCACCTGCTCGAGGCCGTCGTCCGTGACTACGCGTGGGGATCCCCCACCCTGCTGGCCGAGCTGGAGGGGCGTGAGCCCTCCGGCGCCCCCGAGGCGGAGAAGTGGCTGGGCGCCCACCCGGGCGCGCCGTGCACGGTGTCCGGCCCCGAGGGTCGGTGCGGCCTGGACGAGCTCATCGCCGCCGACCCCGCCCCCATGCTCGGGGAAGCCGCCCGCTTCGGACGCCTGCCGTACCTGATGAAGCTGCTCGCCGCCGGCCGGCCGCTCTCCATCCAGGCGCACCCGACCCGTGAGCGGGCCCGTGCGGGCTTCGCCGCGGAGGAGGCGGCGGGCGTGCCCGTCGACGCCCCGCACCGCAACTACAAGGACGACAACCACAAGCCCGAGATGATCGTGGCCCTCACCCCGTTCTCCGCGCTCTGCGGCTTCCGCCGACCGGAGGACGCGGCGGCCACGTTCGAGCGGATGGCCGACGCCCTCGCGGAGTGGGCCGACGGCGACGCCACCGACGTGGGCATCGCCGCCCGCCGGATCGCGGCCCACCTGGCCGCCGAGGACGTCGAGGCGGCCTTCGCGGACATCCTCGACCCGGACGCCGTGTGGTCCGCGGGCGGCGTCGACCGGCTGATCGAGGCCGTGCGCGCCCAGCCGGACCTCGTGGCCCACGACCCCGCGCTCGCCACCGCCCTCGAGGTCGCCGAGCAGTGCCCGGGTGACCCCGGCGTCCTCGTCACGCTGCTGCTGAACCGTGTGGACCTGGTCCCCGGCCAGGCCGTGCACCTGCCCGCCGGCAACGTCCACGCCTACCTGCACGGCCTGGGCGTGGAGGTCATGGCCGCCTCGGACAACGTGCTGCGCGGCGGCCTGACCCCCAAGCACGTGGACGTGCCGGAGCTGCGCCGCGTGGTCGCGTTCGCCCCCCTGCCGGTGCCCTACACGGACCCGGTGGAGGACGGCGCGGGCGTGGTGCGCTACCGGCCGCCGTTCGAGGAGTTCGAGCTCACCCGGCTGGCGGCGGACGCCGGGGGGCCCTCGGCGGAGGCCCGTGTGGCCGGGCCCGCGATCGCCGTCGCCGTGGACGGACCGGCCGTGCTGGCGTGCGGGGCGGACGCCGTGCGCCTGGAGGCCGGCGCGGCCGTGTTCCTGCCCGCGGAGGAGACCGCCGCCGCACCCCTGACGCTCTCCCCCGCCACGGACGACGCCCCGGCCCGCGTGTTCGTCGCCGCGCTGCCCACCGCCTGA